CATTGGCCTCCGCCGCTCGGTGGAGTTCGAGCTGGCCGAGCAGAGCGTTCAGCTCATCGACTGGCACCAGCTCTCGAACCTCATGCGCCGCTGAGGCCGGAGGCGGCCTGGGCCGCATGCGTTGACTTCGTGTTGATTGAACACTATCTTGGTGTTGGATCGATACGAAGGAGCGTGGACGTGAGCTACACCTACGAGTACCCCCGGCCCGCCGTGACGGTGGACTGTGTGGTGTTCGGCCTGGACGAGGAGGACCTGAAGGTGCTCCTCATTCAGCGAGGCGCGGAGCCGTTTGCCGGCAAGTGGGCGTTGCCGGGAGGCTTCGTGCAGATGGACGAGTCCCTGGAGGAGGCCGCGCGCCGGGAGCTGGAAGAGGAAGCCGGTATCCGTCCCAGCCACCTGGAGCAGCTCTACACCTTCGGAGCGCCGGGCCGGGACCCCCGGGGCCGGGTCATCACCGTGGCCTATTTCGTCCTGGTGAAGCTGAGCGATTACCGCCCCCGGGCTTCCTCGGATGCGCGCGAGGCCGCCTGGTTCTCGGTCTGGGACACCCCCAAGCTGGCGTTTGATCACGCCGAGGTTCTCACCACCGCGCTGCAGCGGCTCAAGGGCAAGGTCCGCTACCAGCCCATCGGCTTCGAGCTGCTGCCGCCCAAGTTCACCCTCACCCAGCTCCAGCGCCTGTACGAGACCGTCCTGGAGCGGCAGCTCGACAAGCGCAACTTCCGCAAGAAGATCCTCGCGATGGACCTCCTGGAGGAGCTGGACGAGGTGGAGCAGGACGTCTCCCACCGCGCCGCGCGCCTCTACCGGTTCGACCACCGCAAGTACAAGCAGCTGGAGAAGGCGGGCTTCAACTTCGAGCTGTAGCCCGAAGCTCCGCCTCCTTTCTTCCCAACCCGTTCACCGTGGCCCGCCGCCGGGCACGGGAGAGGTGTGTCCATGGTTTCCCCCTTCGAGGTGGCCTCCGCCTCCGTCGTGGGCCGCGAGCATGCGCGCTCGGGCCGCAACAATCAGGATGCCCTGTGTCTCCAAGCCTCCGGCGAAGCGCTGGCCGCCGTGGTGGCCGATGGCTGTGGCAGCGGCGCTCACAGCGAGGTGGGCGCGCAGCTCGGCGCACGCTGTGTGGCTCAGTCCGTGCTCTCGGTGCTGGGACGTGGGCTTCCCCTGGACGCTCCGGAGTTTCTCCCCACCGTGAGGGCCGAGGTCCTGGGCTTTCTCGCCTCGCTCACGGGACGGCTGGGCGAGACGCTCCTGGGAGAGCACCTGCTCTTCACCGTCGTGGGCGCGGTGGTCACCCCGGCCCAGACCCTCGTCTTCTCCGCGGGCGATGGAGTGTGGGCCCTCAATGGCGAGGTGCATGTGCTCGGCCCCTTTCCCAACAATGCTCCGCCCTACCTGGCCTATGGGCTGGTGTCACCGGAGGCGGTGCCCCTCGAACGGCAGGCGCTCGTGCCCACCGAGGAGGTTTGGAGCCTGCTGCTCGGCACGGATGGCGCGGTGGACCTCCGGGGGCTCTGCGAGGCGCTCGTGCCAGAGCGGGAGGAGGCCGTGGGGCCATTCTCGCAGTACTGGACAGAGGACCGGTACTTCCAGAACCCGGATGCGCTGCGGCGCCGGTTGGCCTTGCTGGGCCGCGAGTCCGTCCGAGCCGACTTCACCGCCCGGCGGTTGGTGCGGACCCCGGGATTGCTCTCGGATGACACCACGCTCGTCGTCCTGCGCCGCCGCATGGGGAGGGCCTGAGCCATGGACGTCTATCTGGAGGGAAAGCGCGTCCGTGTGGATCCTTCCCGCTCGCTCGGAAAGGGCGGCGAGGCCGATGTGTTCGACCTGGGCGATGGCCGGGCCCTCAAGCTTTTCAAGCCTCCCGAGCACCCCGACTATCAGGGGCTTCCCGAGGAGCAGGCCGCCGCCCAGGCCCGCTTGGACGAGCACCAGCGCAAGCTGCCCGCCTTTCCACGGCTGTTGCCCCCGCGGGTGGTGGCCCCCCAGACGCTGGCCATGGACCGCAAAGGCCGCCGGGTGCTGGGCTATGCCATGCGCAAGCTGGAGGGGGCCGAGCCGCTGCGCCGGTTCAGTGAGCCCGCCTTCCGCCGCACGGGCGCCCTCGCCCAGCAGGTGGCCGAGGTGCTGTGTGGCCTGCACCGCACCTTGAGTGCCGTCCACGGCGCCGGGGTGGTGGTGGGGGACTTCAATGATCTCAATGTGCTGACGGTGGGCGCGGACGCGTTTCTCATCGATGCGGACAGCTTTCAGTTCCAGGGGTTCCTCTCGTCCGTCTTCACCGAGCGCTTCTTGGATCCGCTCCGCCTTCCGGGCGCCTCGGCCTCCACGCTGAGCCCGGGCCGTGCGGCGTCTTCGGACAGTGATTGGTACGCCTTCGCCGTGGCCTTGATGCAGAGCCTGCTGTGTGTGGGGCCCTACGGGGGCATTCACCGTCCCAAGGCCCCCGCGCCGCGGGCCACCGCCGTGGCCCGTCTCCACCAGCGCCTCACCGTCTTCCACCCCGAGATTCAGTACCCCAAGCCCGCGCTTCCCTTGCGCACCCTGCCGGATGAGCTGCTGCACCAGCTTCACCGGGTCTTCGTCGAGGACGCACGCGGGCCCTTCCCCCTGCCGCTGCTCGAAGGGCTCCGCTTCACGGCGTGTGCTTCGTGTGGCCTGGAGCATGCCCGCGCCGCGTGCGCCACGTGCCGGCCGAATGCCTCGGCCCCCGTGACGCCCCTCACCGCCTCCCGTGGCCAGGTGACCGCCAGCCGCCTCTTCTCCACCCGGGGCGTGCTCGTGCATGCCTGTGTGGAGGACGGCGTGCTCCGCTGGCTCGCCCATGAGGAGGGAGTGTACCGGCGGGAGGATGGCCGGCCCGTGCTTCAGGCGCCGCTGGATCCCTCGCTGCATTGGGCCCTCCAGGGCGAGCGGACCCTGGTAGGCCGGGGCGGGGAACTGGTGGTCCTCACGCCGGGCCAGTCCCCCGAGCGGCTCGGGGTGGACACGCCCGAGGGCCGCCCCGCGTTCGCCGCGAACCTGCGTCACCGGTACTGGGCCCATGCCGGGGGGCTGTGGCGGGATGGGAGCCTGGGGGCCGAGCGCATCGGGGACGTGCTGCAAGGGCAGACGCGGCTCTTCGTGGGGCCCCGCTTCGGTCTGGGCTTCCATCGCGCCGGCAACCTGCGGGGCGCCTTCGTGTTCGACGCGGAGCAACCGGGGCTCCGGGATGGGCTGGTGCTCCCATGGCCCGCGGGCAAGCTCGTGGACGTGGAATGCCTCTTCGAGGGGTCCAACGCCTGGCTGTTCCTGGCCGAGGAGAGTGGGGGGCGCACCCTCCACCATTGTGCCGTCGTGGGCTCCGATGGAGCCCTCCGGTTCCAGGCCCAGGGCGTCGCGGGCGATGGCTCGTGGCTCGGCGCCTTGCGCGGCCCCTGTGTCCTGGGAGACGTCCTCTTCGCTGCCACCGACACGGGCCTCGTCCGCGTGGAGCCGCGCCAGGGCCGGCTCGAGGCCGTGAGGGAGTTTCCCGACGCCGAGCCCTTCGTCGATGCCGGGTGCCGCCTCTTCATGACCCGCCATGGGCTCACCGTCGTGGACCGCCAGCACGTCACCGGCCTGCGAATGACCTGAAAAAGCACCCTGGCTTGACATGGTGTCTTTAGGACACTATGTTGGTGTTGTTGAGACACGAAGGGTGCTCGCGACGGGCACCTCCAGGAGGAGAGCCATGAAGAGCCAGGTGAAGGAGCTTCCGCTGCCGGCGTTCTACCGGCCCAGCCATGCGGGCACTTACGGCTACAGCCCGAACGCGGGCGTGCTTCAGACAGAGGCGATGACGTGGAGCGCCGCGAACGGCCTCTCGCCGGCCGCCACGGACCGGTTCAACCTGCACCTGCTGCTCATCGACGTGCAGAAGGACTTCTGCTTCCCCGAGGGCTCGCTCTACGTCGCGGGCCGCAGCGGCCAGGGCGCCATCGACGACAGCCGCCGCATCGCCGAGTTCGTCTACCGCAACCTCGGCGTCCTCTCGAACGTCACCACCACGCTCGACACGCACTTCGCCTACCAGATCTTCTTCCCCTCGTTCTGGGTGGACGAGAACGGCCAGATGCTCACCCCCTACCGGGAGGTGACGCGCGAGCAGATTGAGCGCGGCCAGGCCCGCCCCAACCCCGCGGTGGCCAAGTGGCTGTGCGGCGGCAACTACCCCTGGCTGCTCAAGCAGGTGAAGTACTACTGCGACGAGCTGGAGCGGGCTGGCAAGTACACCCTCTACCTGTGGCCTCCCCACTGCCTGCTGGGCAGCGATGGCCACGCGCTGGCCGGTGTGGTGCAGGAGGCCCGCCTCTTCCACGCCTTCGCCCGGGGCGCCCAGTCCTGGTGCGAGGTGAAGGGCGGCAACCCGCTCACGGAGAACTACTCCGTGCTGCGCCCCGAGGTGCTCAGCCGCCACGACGGCCAG
This region of Stigmatella aurantiaca genomic DNA includes:
- a CDS encoding NUDIX hydrolase; this translates as MSYTYEYPRPAVTVDCVVFGLDEEDLKVLLIQRGAEPFAGKWALPGGFVQMDESLEEAARRELEEEAGIRPSHLEQLYTFGAPGRDPRGRVITVAYFVLVKLSDYRPRASSDAREAAWFSVWDTPKLAFDHAEVLTTALQRLKGKVRYQPIGFELLPPKFTLTQLQRLYETVLERQLDKRNFRKKILAMDLLEELDEVEQDVSHRAARLYRFDHRKYKQLEKAGFNFEL
- a CDS encoding protein phosphatase 2C domain-containing protein is translated as MVSPFEVASASVVGREHARSGRNNQDALCLQASGEALAAVVADGCGSGAHSEVGAQLGARCVAQSVLSVLGRGLPLDAPEFLPTVRAEVLGFLASLTGRLGETLLGEHLLFTVVGAVVTPAQTLVFSAGDGVWALNGEVHVLGPFPNNAPPYLAYGLVSPEAVPLERQALVPTEEVWSLLLGTDGAVDLRGLCEALVPEREEAVGPFSQYWTEDRYFQNPDALRRRLALLGRESVRADFTARRLVRTPGLLSDDTTLVVLRRRMGRA
- a CDS encoding cysteine hydrolase family protein yields the protein MKSQVKELPLPAFYRPSHAGTYGYSPNAGVLQTEAMTWSAANGLSPAATDRFNLHLLLIDVQKDFCFPEGSLYVAGRSGQGAIDDSRRIAEFVYRNLGVLSNVTTTLDTHFAYQIFFPSFWVDENGQMLTPYREVTREQIERGQARPNPAVAKWLCGGNYPWLLKQVKYYCDELERAGKYTLYLWPPHCLLGSDGHALAGVVQEARLFHAFARGAQSWCEVKGGNPLTENYSVLRPEVLSRHDGQPLAQRNTQFLKTLLTADAVVIAGQAASHCVKSSIDDLLSEIVAQDAALARKVYLLTDCMSSVTVPDGKGGFAADFTPQAEAALQRFADAGMHLVKSTDPLANWADLRIG